One segment of Sander vitreus isolate 19-12246 chromosome 20, sanVit1, whole genome shotgun sequence DNA contains the following:
- the myct1b gene encoding myc target protein 1 homolog has translation MAHNETHPLLEILKSFNLGDMILAFCLSVLVGLLLGALVYVLLTWASRRQATAKITRRSKKRSGTSHTPMSNQLGLYRSTFLSVYRQPSLEPVGPLGSKPGIETSTFRPVPKRSRAGLEMGEDTLVIMPEDTPASNSSDSASLVPNKRHSFWLGNNGLKGFLPSQSPPPAYDSVIHAFEETCT, from the exons ATGGCACATAATGAAACACATCCCCTTTTGGAGATACTAAAGTCATTTAATCTTG GCGATATGATTTTAGCCTTCTGTTTATCCGTGCTTGTGGGCCTGCTGCTGGGTGCTCTGGTGTACGTTCTGTTGACCTGGGCATCCAGGCGCCAGGCCACCGCCAAGATCACCAGGCGCTCCAAAAAGAGATCCGGCACTTCACATACACCCATGAGCAACCAGCTGGGCCTTTACAGAAGCACTTTTCTGAGCGTATACAGACAGCCCTCTCTGGAGCCAGTGGGCCCTCTGGGGAGTAAGCCCGGCATAGAGACCTCAACATTCCGCCCAGTGCCCAAGAGAAGCAGGGCTGGTCTGGAGATGGGAGAGGACACTCTGGTCATCATGCCTGAGGACACACCAGCATCAAACTCATCGGATTCAGCATCCCTCGTGCCAAACAAGAGACATTCATTCTGGTTGGGCAACAATGGGCTTAAAGGCTTCCTACCCTCACAGAGTCCCCCTCCTGCATACGACAGTGTCATCCATGCCTTTGAGGAGACTTGCACTTGA
- the tulp4b gene encoding tubby-related protein 4: protein MSRNYEPGHSVGMLAAVEHGPILCSDSNILCLSWKGRVPKSEKDKPVCRRRYYEEGWLATGNGRGVVGVTFTSSHCRRDRSTPQRINFNLRGHNSEVVLVRWNEPFQKLATCDMEGGIFVWIQYEGRWSVELVNDRGAQVSDFTWSHDGTQALIAYRDGFVLVGSVSGQRHWSSEINLESQITCGIWTPDDQQVLFGTADGQVIVMDCHGRMLAHVLLHESDGIVSMSWNCPDFLVEDSTESDTDSDDNILPFVRRVKPLLTVTFLSGDISLMNNYDDLSPAVIRSGLKDVEAQWCSQGDLLAVAGMERHGLPVDSIMRNALVKFYNVQGEHIYTLETPAQRPITTICWGHRDSRLFLACGPALYVVRVEHRVASLQLLCQQGIASALREEKDVGKLNMPSLLCSYVTTAFIPTIKPPIPDPNNIRDFVSYPTAGNERLHCTMKRAEDSPETGGPCYTLYLEYLGGLVPILKGRRISKLRPEFVIMDPKMDSKAEEVCVNPMISYTDSCNCSDSSDIELSDEWVGKKSPKFSRGNRMNMESRKSPKLSRTNQEGQRSPRLPTKKPPVRSPSLTRREFSMDGITEHNYLAQVTSNIWGTKFKIVGLASFLPANLGAVIYKTSLLHLQPRQMTIYLPEVRKISHDFMSLPVFNHNVFSEDEDDLPVMGPSGVAGENPPCTVNIPIAPIHSPAQAMSPTQSIGLVQSLLANQNIQLDVLTNPTATAAAAAAAAAASVPVTDHGQDAVPTPYPMPTTYPNPGQAIFNGLEMGPLLPGTLPPPPPPHHLPPQPHPPRSHSQQPRQLPSKQSQQMQTQPQKMHHHQQQQQQQQQQQQQQHHHQSQSQQQQQQQQQQQQLQQQQQQLQQQQLQQQHQQLQLQQQQLQQLQTLHQQQQQQHQQHQVQQQQQIQQNPTHQQLHHQQQIQQQQQQMQLQHEQMQQQQQQMQQQQQQIRQQIQEMRQQQQQLQQQHQQIQQQHQQMQRQHQQMQQQLKMQMTLPPPPSGYPTISLHQIHLLPPPPTTEPGFARGEHGHTLKPSLPRTLPPFSDMDGSVEIHMRKVNPPPPYPGTVVSAATATAVATPQTLVTNCDSPSVLSPELCLKKDEFLLHPVTLQYPTPLGYERITTFDSSGNVEEVCRPRRRLVRNQNAYAVHGSATLKVTSSENKKIQLPYSSATLSRLSVPRYSIPSGDPPPYPDPANQVTATLPPPQRIDSSLIHATLRRDRRDVGLKVPQMMESSRTLPTKAKMNSALALTYQQRVPTALYTCTQCSSNSSSTSVSVSGGGTTSSGIAGGTVVRQDFPPGKGAHHSTIIVHSKSTSPMSSQSSYSLLSAVDNSRDRTVYVNSAFTEDETLNQQCHLEKSVRQLTLGDVSLTVKRPPPYQWDTSTTEEFWLTPEQTMLGPPPGPHKPPSLIISQAQHLDMTRLPFVLTTKPPTSQTTSTLTFPSGYQISLSPFPPSVGHSGNPLQTLQNPSPQCSPNEAIGSVPFAQQESNLVLPPGYAPSLANLACCPLPPMYPGASSCAGLQLHPVSLHPWNPYPCPPPMQDPPAPPLPTKTHQILEKPILSPPPPTGPPPPPPLPPPPPPTELPPSKSATEDVAESANNFLEPSSLNESPVPQESERFNKKSRKRLDSRAEEANMPTVSEGKSRKEGRALSDFNTLISSPRLGSREKKKPKGQREQLNKTKKMSRTTNEFQDSSESEPELFISGDELMNQNQSSKKSWKNKRSLRMASELEEIKCRKANEREDRSLGSQGFVYVMANKQPLWNEATQVYQLDFGGRVTQESAKNFQIELDGRQVMQFGRIDGNGYILDFQYPFSAVQAFAVALANVTQRLK from the exons ATGTCCAGGAACTATGAG CCTGGTCACTCAGTAGGGATGTTGGCTGCTGTGGAACATGGTCCCATCCTTTGCAGCGACTCCAACATCCTCTGCCTCTCGTGGAAAGGCAGGGTCCCCAAGAGTGAAAAGGACAAGCCAGTGTGCCGGAGGCGGTACTATGAGGAGGGCTGGCTCGCCACGGGGAACGGAAGAGGGGTTGTTGGGGTGACGTTTACATCGAGTCACTGCAGGAGGGACAGAAGCACACCTCAGAGAATCAATTTTAACCTGCGAGGACACAACAGCGAG GTTGTCTTGGTGCGTTGGAATGAACCCTTTCAGAAGCTGGCCACCTGCGATATGGAAGGAGGTATTTTTGTGTGGATCCAGTATGAAGGAAGATGGTCGGTAGAGTTAGTGAACGACCGAGGAGCCCAG GTGAGTGACTTCACTTGGTCGCATGATGGCACTCAAGCCCTCATCGCGTACCGCGATGGCTTCGTGTTAGTCGGCTCGGTCAGCGGACAAAGACACTGGTCCTCTGAGATTAACCTGGAGAGTCAAATCACCTGTGGCATCTGGACACCTGATGATCAACAG GTCTTGTTTGGTACAGCAGATGGCCAGGTGATAGTGATGGACTGTCACGGACGAATGCTTGCCCATGTTCTGTTACACGAGTCTGATGGGATCGTGAGCATGTCGTGGAACTGCCCCGATTTCCTGGTCGAGGACAGCACAGAGAGCGACACGGACTCTGATGACAATATTCTGCCTTTTG TGCGAAGAGTCAAGCCATTGCTGACAGTCACCTTTCTATCAGGAGATATCAGTTTAATGAACAACTATGACGACCTCTCTCCTGCCGTGATTCGCTCAGGGCTGAAAG ATGTTGAGGCCCAGTGGTGCTCTCAGGGAGACCTCCTTGCTGTGGCCGGCATGGAGAGACATGGGCTTCCTGTCGACTCTATTATGAGAAACGCCCTTGTTAAGTTCTATAATGTCCAAGGGGAGCACATCTATACTTTGGAAACACCGGCACAG AGACCCATCACCACCATCTGTTGGGGTCACAGAGACTCTCGTTTGTTCCTTGCATGTGGACCAGCGCTGTATGTGGTGCGTGTGGAGCACAGGGTGGCCAGCCTCCAACTTTTATGCCAGCAGGGCATCGCCAGCGCCCTGCGCGAGGAGAAAGATGTGGGGAAACTGAACATGCCCTCGCTGCTCTGCTCTTATGTCACCACTGCTTTTATACCCACAATCAAG CCCCCAATCCCTGACCCCAACAACATCCGTGACTTTGTCAGCTATCCCACAGCTGGGAATGAGAGGCTCCACTGCACCATGAAGCGAGCAGAGGACAGCCCTGAGACAGGCGGACCCTGCTACACTCTCTACTTAGAATATTTAGGAGGACTGGTGCCCATTCTCAAAGGAAGGCGCATTAGTAAACTCCGGCCTGAGTTTGTCATTATGGATCCAAAAATGGACAGCAAAGCAG aggaggtgtgtgtgaatCCCATGATCTCATACACTGACAGCTGTAACTGCTCTGACTCCAGTGACATTGAGTTGAGTGATGAGTGGGTCGGGAAGAAGTCACCAAAGTTTTCCCGAGGAAACAG GATGAACATGGAATCTAGAAAATCTCCCAAACTTTCACGCACCAATCAGGAAGGCCAACGGTCGCCACGGTTACCAACAAAGAAGCCTCCAGTTCGCTCTCCCAGTCTGACACGTCGAGAGTTTTCTATGGATGGGATCACAGAG CACAACTACCTGGCTCAAGTCACATCCAACATTTGGGGGACAAAATTCAAAATTGTTGGACTTGCTTCTTTTCTTCCTGCCAATCTTGGTGCAG TCATCTATAAGACAAGTCTGCTACATCTACAACCGAGACAGATGACAATCTACCTTCCAGAAGTGCGCAAGATTTCTCATGACTTCATGAGCCTGCCTGTGTTCAACCACAATGTGTTCAGTGAGGATGAGGATGACTTACCAG TGATGGGTCCATCTGGAGTGGCAGGAGAGAATCCTCCCTGTACAGTCAACATTCCCATTGCTCCCATCCACAGCCCGGCTCAGGCAATGTCTCCAACTCAGAGTATCGGCCTGGTTCAGTCTCTTCTGGCCAATCAGAACATTCAGCTTGATGTCCTGACCAACCCTACAgccacggcagcagctgcagctgcggcagcagcagcttctGTCCCTGTTACTGATCACGGGCAGGACGCGGTTCCAACACCGTATCCCATGCCAACTACATACCCGAACCCTGGTCAAGCCATCTTCAATGGGCTGGAGATGGGTCCTCTTCTCCCTGGCACTCTTCCTCCCCCACCTCCACCTCACCATCTCCCACCGCAGCCTCACCCGCCGCGCTCTCATTCACAGCAGCCTCGTCAACTGCCGTCCAAACAGTCCCAACAAATGCAGACACAGCCACAGAAAATGCATCAccatcaacagcagcagcagcagcagcaacaacaacaacaacaacaacaccatcaTCAGTCCCAAtcacaacagcaacagcagcagcagcagcagcagcagcaattacagcagcagcagcagcaattacagcagcagcagctccagcagcaacaTCAACAGCTCCAGCTGCAACAGCAACAGCTCCAGCAACTGCAGACGctccatcagcagcagcagcagcaacatcagCAGCACCAGgtccagcagcaacaacaaatcCAACAGAACCCCAcgcaccaacagctgcaccacCAACAGCagatccagcagcagcagcagcagatgcagCTGCAGCACGAGcagatgcagcagcagcagcagcagatgcagcagcagcagcagcagatccGCCAGCAGATCCAGGAGatgaggcagcagcagcagcagctccagcagcagcaccaaCAGATCCAGCAGCAGCACCAACAGATGCAGAGGCAGCACCAGcagatgcagcagcagctgaagaTGCAGATGACGCTACCGCCTCCTCCGTCCGGCTATCCAACTATTTCGCTACACCAGATTCAtctcctgcctcctcctccgACCACGGAGCCGGGGTTCGCCAGGGGGGAGCACGGACACACCCTTAAGCCGAGTCTGCCGCGGACTTTACCCCCCTTCAGTGACATGGATGGATCTGTGGAGATTCACATGAGGAAGGTGAATCCTCCTCCTCCATACCCGGGCACCGTGGTGTCCGCGGCGACCGCTACAGCCGTCGCCACGCCTCAAACTCTCGTCACAAACTGTGACAGCCCGAGCGTCCTGTCGCCGGAGCTCTGCCTGAAGAAGGATGAGTTTTTGCTTCACCCTGTCACTTTACAGTACCCGACTCCTCTGGGGTATGAAAGGATCACGACCTTTGACAGCAGTGGCAACGTGGAGGAGGTTTGTCGGCCCCGCAGGCGCCTCGTTCGCAACCAAAATGCGTACGCTGTTCACGGCTCGGCCACGCTCAAAGTCACTTCCTCTGAGAATAAAAAAATTCAGCTTCCCTACAGCTCAGCAACACTGAGTCGTCTCTCTGTCCCTCGCTACTCGATACCTAGCGGAGACCCTCCTCCTTACCCTGATCCAGCCAATCAAGTAACTGCTACACTTCCTCCTCCCCAGAGAATTGATAGCAGTCTGATTCATGCCACGCTACGTCGTGACCGCAGGGACGTGGGACTTAAAGTGCCACAGATGATGGAGAGCTCAAGAACCCTGCCCACCAAGGCTAAAATGAACAGTGCACTAGCACTTACCTACCAGCAGAGGGTGCCCACTGCAttgtacacatgcacacagtgcagcagtaacagcagcagcaccagtGTCAGCGTTAGTGGCGGCGGGACCACAAGTAGTGGCATTGCAGGTGGCACGGTGGTGAGGCAGGACTTCCCACCAGGGAAAGGAGCACATCACAGTACCATTATCGTGCACTCCAAAAGTACCTCGCCCATGTCCTCCCAGTCGTCTTACAGTCTGCTGAGTGCTGTCGACAACAGCAGGGACAGAACAGTGTACGTTAACTCTGCCTTCACGGAAGATGAGACTTTAAATCAGCAGTGTCACCTCGAGAAATCTGTGCGTCAGCTGACTCTCGGCGATGTCAGTTTGACAGTTAAACGCCCTCCGCCTTACCAGTGGGACACCTCCACCACCGAGGAGTTCTGGCTCACTCCGGAACAAACAATGCTAGGCCCTCCACCAGGACCTCACAAACCGCCTTCACTCATCATCAGTCAAGCTCAGCACTTGGACATGACTCGGCTGCCGTTTGTCCTCACGACTAAACCTCCAACCAGTCAGACCACGAGCACTCTGACTTTCCCGTCAGGTTACCAGATATCTCTCTCGCCTTTTCCTCCGAGCGTGGGCCACAGCGGTAATCCACTTCAGACCTTGCAGAACCCTTCACCTCAGTGCTCTCCAAATGAAGCGATTGGTTCGGTCCCTTTTGCTCAGCAGGAATCCAACTTGGTCTTGCCACCAGGCTATGCTCCAAGTCTTGCTAACTTGGCCTGCTGCCCTCTCCCTCCGATGTATCCAGGCGCCAGTTCATGTGCTGGACTTCAGCTGCACCCCGTCAGCCTTCACCCCTGGAACCCTTACCCCTGCCCGCCTCCCATGCAGGACCCTCCAGCACCTCCCCTCCCTACCAAAACTCATCAGATCTTAGAGAAGCCCATTCTCTCCCCGCCCCCTCCTACTGGGCCGCCCCCACCACCgcctctcccccctcctcctccacctacTGAGCTACCACCATCCAAAAGTGCCACAGAAGATGTAGCGGAGTCTGCCAACAACTTTCTGGAGCCATCATCCCTGAATGAAAGCCCTGTGCCGCAGGAGTCCGAGCGCTTCAACAAGAAGAGCCGCAAAAGACTGGACAGCAGGGCCGAGGAAGCCAACATGCCCACTGTCTCCGAGGGCAAATCTAGAAAGGAAGGGCGTGCACTCTCTGACTTCAACACTCTCATTTCCAGCCCAAGGCtcggcagcagagagaagaagaagcccAAGGGGCAGAGAGAGCAACTCAATAAAACCAAGAAAATGAGCAGGACCACAAATGAGTTCCAGGATAGCTCAGAGAGCGAGCCGGAGCTGTTTATTAGCGGCGATGAGCTCATGAACCAGAACCAGAGTAGTAAGAAGAGCTGGAAGAACAAGCGAAGCCTGCGTATGGCGAGTGAGCTGGAGGAGATAAAGTGCCGCAAGGCAAATGAAAGAGAGGACCGTAGTTTGGGAAGCCAAGGGTTTGTTTATGTTATGGCCAATAAACAGCCATTGTGGAATGAAGCCACCCAGGTCTACCAGCTTGATTTTGGAGGACGAGTCACACAGGAGTCTGCAAAGAATTTTCAAATTGAGCTGGACGGTAGACAG GTGATGCAGTTTGGGCGAATTGATGGGAATGGCTATATCTTGGATTTCCAGTATCCTTTCTCAGCAGTGCAGGCATTTGCTGTTGCCTTGGCCAACGTGACTCAGAGGCTGAAGTGA